GTACATTAATTCTATTGAACCGCCGTATACCGAACGGTACGTACGGTGGTGTGAGAGGACGCTGAATTAATTAATTATTCAGCTCCTACTCGATTAACTATGTTCTAAAAAGTTAAGGCTACTTTTGCAAAAGAGGGCAAAAATAACTAAAATTATATTGTACACCAAAAATTTCTATTGTCTAAGGAGGTTTTTCCCTGTGGTTAATATGCTGCGCAGCTTGCCGGCAGTAGAAGAAATACTCCAAGATGTTCAAATTAAAGAGTTGCTAAGAAAAGAAAGCAGGCACCTGGTAGTGGAGTGCGTACGAGAAGCAATTAGTGAGCTGCGGGAGAAAATTAAACAGGGCGAGCTTTTTGCCGAAAATAGTTTAAAGAGTTTGGTGATCACCCAAACTCAGAAAATGCTAATTAAAAAAAGCAGGTACAATCTGCAAAGTGTAATTAATGCAACGGGAGTTATTTTACATACAAACCTAGGCCGGGCAGTGTTAAGTCAAAAGGCTAGAGCTGCCGTTGCCCAGATTGCCGGCAGTTATAGCAATTTAGAGTTGGACCTAACTACTGGAGAAAGAGGGTCCAGATACAGCCACGTGCTGCAGCTTTTAAGAGATTTAACAGGCTGTGAAGATGCTTTAGTAGTCAATAATAATGCAGCAGCTATTTTATTGGTATTAGCCTCTATGGCCAAAGGAAAAGAAGTTATTGTCTCTAGGGGACAGCTAATTGAAATTGGAGGTTCCTTTAGGGTTCCGGAGGTAATGGAACAAAGCGGAGCTAAATTAGTTGAAATTGGAACCACAAATAAAACATATCTGGAAGATTACGAAAGAGCCATAAATTCGGAAACAGCAGCCCTGTTAAAAGTACATACTAGCAATTATAGGGTAGTAGGGTTTACCCATGAAACATCTACAGAGGAACTGGTTAAGTTAGGCCGAGAGAAAAACATTCCTGTTATAGAAGACGCAGGCAGCGGCGTTTTGTTTGACTTAAAAAACTACGGCATCCAGGGCGAACCTATTGTACAAGAGTTAATAAGTACAGGGGTAGATATTGTAACTTTTAGTGGAGATAAACTTTTGGGAGGACCTCAAGCGGGAATAATTGTTGGCAACAAAAGTATAATCTCTCAGGTGAAGAAATATCCTTTAACAAGAGCCTTGCGGGTTGACAAAATGACGGTTGCAGCTTTAGAAGCAACTCTTAAGGAGTATTTAGACCCACAAGGTGTGGTAGAAAACAATCCGGCTTTAAACATGTTAACTATGCCTCTTGCTAAACTGCAGACTAAGGCGGAAAGGCTAAAACATCTTTTAGCTGCAGCATTGCCAGATGCTGAAATTACAATCGAAGAAGGTTACTCCCAGGCTGGAGGTGGAGCTTTGCCAACAACTAATTTGCCAACTTTTTTAGTGGCCGTACATTTGGCTAACCTTTCAGCGGAAAAAGCAGCCCACAGGCTGCATACAGGGGAACAACCTGTCCTGGTTAGAATTAATCAAAATAAAATAATCTTAGATCCAAGAACTATTCTGCCAGGAGAAGAACAGCTTCTTGTGTCTGCCTTTCAAGGGCTAACAGTTGCTAAAATTTAAATAAAGGAAAGAAGAAAATGAATTATGTGATAGTTGGTACCGCTGGTCACGTTGACCATGGCAAAACTGAACTAGTTAAAGCTCTAACGGGAATTAATACCGATCGTCTAAAAGAAGAACAGCAGAGAGGCATTTCTATTGAATTAGGGTTTGCTCCTCTGGAACTGCCGGGAGGTTTAAAGGTAGGTTTAGTTGATGTGCCGGGGCATGAAAAGTTTATTAAGCAAATGTTAGCCGGTGCAGGGGGAATGGACCTAGTTTTATTGGCAGTTGCTGCTGATGAGGGTATCATGCCTCAAACTAGGGAACATTTAGATATCATTAATTTGCTGCAAATCAAAAAAGGTATAGTAGTAATCACGAAAGTAGACTTAGTGGATGAAGATTGGCTGGAGCTTATTAAAGAAGATGTACAAAACTTTTTGAAAGGAACTATTTTAGAAAATGCGCCTATTCTCTGCACTTCAGCTTATGCTGGTACTGGGATCGAGGAGTTAAAAAAGGTACTGGAAAAA
The DNA window shown above is from Bacillota bacterium LX-D and carries:
- the selA gene encoding L-seryl-tRNA(Sec) selenium transferase, which produces MLRSLPAVEEILQDVQIKELLRKESRHLVVECVREAISELREKIKQGELFAENSLKSLVITQTQKMLIKKSRYNLQSVINATGVILHTNLGRAVLSQKARAAVAQIAGSYSNLELDLTTGERGSRYSHVLQLLRDLTGCEDALVVNNNAAAILLVLASMAKGKEVIVSRGQLIEIGGSFRVPEVMEQSGAKLVEIGTTNKTYLEDYERAINSETAALLKVHTSNYRVVGFTHETSTEELVKLGREKNIPVIEDAGSGVLFDLKNYGIQGEPIVQELISTGVDIVTFSGDKLLGGPQAGIIVGNKSIISQVKKYPLTRALRVDKMTVAALEATLKEYLDPQGVVENNPALNMLTMPLAKLQTKAERLKHLLAAALPDAEITIEEGYSQAGGGALPTTNLPTFLVAVHLANLSAEKAAHRLHTGEQPVLVRINQNKIILDPRTILPGEEQLLVSAFQGLTVAKI